AGACCGATTGGGCGAGGTCTGTGCCACCATGGCCTGCCACGGCAGCGTCCGCGCCGGTCGCCGTCTCACGCCAGAAGAAATGAACGCCCTGCTGCGCAGCATGGAAGCCACGCCCCTGTCGGGACAATGCAGCCACGGCCGGCCAACCTATGTGGAACTCAAGCTGGCCGACGTGGAGAAACTGTTCGGGCGGCGGTGAATTCAAGGTACGGTCAATACAATCTTGCCCACATGCCGCTTTGCCACGAACCGGGTCTGCGCCTCGGCGATCTTTTCCAAGGGAAAGATCTCCGCCACCAAGGGGTGGATTTTTTCCGTTTCAATGAGCCTGACCAGATTGGGAAAGACCTCGGGTTCGAGCACCGTGCAGCCGAAAAAGCTCAGATCCTTCAGATACAAGGTTCGCACATCCAGCGCCACCATTGGACCCGCGATGGCCCCGGCGACGGCGTACCGTCCCCGGGGGCGCAGAGCATCAAGCAACGAAGGAAAGGCCGGTCCGGCCACCAGATCAATGACCACATCCAGGCTGTCGCCGCCCAGGACGGTCACAGGGTTGTCCGTTCGGTCAAGAATGCGGCTGGCGCCCAGATCCTCAAGAGCCTGGGCCTTGTCTTGGCTGGTTACCGCAACAACTTCCGCCCCCCGCGCTCGGGCCAACTGTACCGCCGCCGAACCGACACCGCCCGACGCCCCGGTGACCAGCACCCGGTCGCCCTCGCCAACCTTGGCCCGGGTCAGCATGTTTTCCGCCGTGGAATAGGAACAGGGGAAGGAGGCCAGTTCCGCATCGCTCAACGGGCTTTGGATGGCATGGGCATGGCGGGCGGCCACGACGACATATTGGGCAAACCCGCCATCGCATTCGGAACCCAGGAACCAAGGGCTCTCCAGCAATTCCCCCCCTGCTTCCCATAAACAAGGCTCCACCAGGACCCGCTCGCCCAGGCGCCTATCGACGACCCCTTTGCCCAGCCCGACGATCCGTCCGCAAACATCAATGCCTTGGATGCGCGGAAAGGTGAGAGGCGCGCCGCCCCAGGTGGCGTCCTCGGCCGCCCCGTCGCTTTTCGAGTACCAGCCCAACCGGGTATTGAGGTCGGTATTGTTGACTGCCGCCGCGCCAACGGCGATCAGGACCTCTCCGGATCCGGGGGTGGGAATTGGGATATCATCACGGACGACTAACCTGTTCAGGTCGCCATGGCCGGTTAACCAGACGCCGCGCATGGTTTTTGATTGATTGGTCATTTTGTGAGATTCCGTTATTGGGAAGCCAGTGGTTGATAGCCCGCGCCGTCTTTCCAGCGTAGCCAGAAGGGCTCGCCCTCTTCCCCCGGCGTGCCGACGCATTCCAGGTCCTTGGGGCCGGACCCGGCTCCTGGCCTTGTATCGCCGACGGCATAGCAGCCCTCGATTTTATCCATCAGCACCCAGGTTCGATCGCGACGAGTGAAGATGTGCAAGGGCGGCAGGC
The sequence above is drawn from the Magnetospira sp. QH-2 genome and encodes:
- a CDS encoding alcohol dehydrogenase family protein; this translates as MTNQSKTMRGVWLTGHGDLNRLVVRDDIPIPTPGSGEVLIAVGAAAVNNTDLNTRLGWYSKSDGAAEDATWGGAPLTFPRIQGIDVCGRIVGLGKGVVDRRLGERVLVEPCLWEAGGELLESPWFLGSECDGGFAQYVVVAARHAHAIQSPLSDAELASFPCSYSTAENMLTRAKVGEGDRVLVTGASGGVGSAAVQLARARGAEVVAVTSQDKAQALEDLGASRILDRTDNPVTVLGGDSLDVVIDLVAGPAFPSLLDALRPRGRYAVAGAIAGPMVALDVRTLYLKDLSFFGCTVLEPEVFPNLVRLIETEKIHPLVAEIFPLEKIAEAQTRFVAKRHVGKIVLTVP